Proteins co-encoded in one Syntrophobacterales bacterium genomic window:
- a CDS encoding LEPR-XLL domain-containing protein, which translates to MKKAQPPNQFEMETLEPRILLSGDALVGMAYAAAPHALRPLASKLASPQIEEIVFPAETKDSDSAFRQSFQDACSVGTEDLFGGMEEISFDDEPEACVVDAAAGELSLDAQAAESGIITETQQALLEEGLEGFSDFMAALEDFDAFGTSIAMTDGVTPGQLLAFHEVLDTRLFKQIYDYFGDATDPPTIVGMMQLLADFSGTGGAAGVKDGLDLDFNLDNQGFSVSVELLSTQSGFLRLAADNAGIEPGEYENSEYVASFEISFTFGLDGSSGSDEFFVELLSLFADVAISDYLSPSGEAASLYPLQTVSETGNLNLNFDVNFDQLYAAGGRLAADQLVSVSPLKISAILYIYMSENFVTDEPAAGSRTLTLSSASPLVLDEPLVIGAGSTLNGAGRIIGDVIVEGVLSPGNSPGVDEFDNLTLSGSLTMEIGGMTPGAGPVENPDNGYDQINVTDNIVLGGTLDISLINGFVPAAGQTFDIITFGSASGAFADATGLFGFGDNSLYFEIVQLDYRIQLQVKQVSTSGATIQDADVAESNALGKAFGGYFAGFTASVSVNLELAGFVSISGAIGVSRSESQIKVAGENVSAILPNGSFTAGVLSGNFALLLNDDGTRVTFANGSFALSGGNFANATGTVSVRENTTGLLFSAGTVTVGSVNVSVPELSVGLKSVSGTNLSFAINGFATLTGDLGFEKTGSTPDTLLRASAQNVAAKIQSGDFEVGVTNGGMGLVITEFGKVALEASGEFYLTGGGFAFASADSVIVRYNDSNVSYTGQSVSIGGVNYTFSNLPASTTLKSVSVSGLQATFSDVFTVGGNFGFEKSGTDVLVVASDAFAKISAGDFSAGVSAASLGLVIRSTGKTALEAKGTLAVTGGSFASVSATEVKVRYNDTNEAFTGQTIAAGGVSFTFGTMPAATSLTGVSLTGLAASFGDVFTIGGNFEVEKSGGDVKIVASSASAILSVSDFKVGVNNGVLGLVIKGNGEKAFEVDGDLVLEGAGFACTADKVKVLLNETGIPYIGQAISAGGMDFGFEELPGSTTIRGVYITGLDADFDSIFSISGNYGFVKEGTVVKAVATDASAILAAGSFSVGVNSADLGLIIDAAGKVALEAAGALSIQGGGFASVSASEVLVRYNNTGALYTGQKVSVGDVNYTFANLPASTTLKAVSVTGLEASLGGGLQIGGDFGFQADGTTMYVVAENARAYLGAGDFAVGVEDASLGLIIGATGRVLEARGGLFAEIGSDVSLSATTVSVRMNETGAAYTGTSISAGNVSYTFESMVASTTLKEVSVGGASVTVGGFVQASGSLAVRFSTDTLTLDDASAVAVDLLTVGGSDLSAFAGYNGGTDYAVGLQLTDVDFALVLVGEQMAAGRGWVAVEGSVGGASVVGVPGLTLAVTSFGLELNLAAADNTVVDFASSPLDVLVAPAATVTLNMDGAAGELIQVAGTVTIELADFFRVSGSFAFVSSDSTVRLSDGSSVDVDMITIGADSVTAFAGLNGGSAADKLGFDLTNADFAIALMTDQSNPAHKWMALKSEVGSVAFVGVDGLTVDADTLTIEINRNLGTEGSPVAQDPELTATRLKLETDISVGTLIFELEGDTAEVAVGLADTSLTMISKITSALESLTGVGVGNVEVSGTRADGFILIFNKALLGEDLSGIRVSALSPEVVTTALEKVAGLPAQDDVVYDIATENTELLLVTDIQVGTLKFTLRGETKNVAVASGTADAALVGLIQTALSSFTAVGVGNVTVAGTRAAGFTIEFVAAMAGEDFSDLALSILSPGVEASVSTVVKGGQVVTGKTTTGAYVREKQVISFSNGFRSTNTRYELEFNGLKTGLLDFSVNSPTYNRAILQAGLESLTTIKKGNVRVEFDQSSTSAAPRYFVYFIGTLAYQNVPQIVVVSSSNVTVAVATSVEGQGAVTTQTVTDVSAEQQVRVQSAATGTFTLSLLYDGATYTTSALAFTATAASVQSALNTAFSSLADASVTVTSTTAGVWNVAFNGTLAGKNLARMTVATTLAPVGGSLAIVQRGFERLESTTFTTAAVNELQRVSIEAQTGGTFTLALTYGGTTYTTEAIDFAASAAAVDSALTSAFSTLAVADFIVARITAGAWEVRLTGTLGGIDHELFKVVATPEVASASLTVEEVGKSLARPDIIPAADPNLVVDFGVQNLEVKTGPATTMKLNMDGLEGDLIRASGNMTLALFGFFTLEGGLAFEKSSETVKLADGTEVLADMLTIGGGGLSSFVGVNGGTADEVGLTLDELEFALVLLASRATPSRTWTALEATAGRIALVGIPDFTLEATSLAVNINDAGDGGSVVDFKTRNLTVLTGSGTSLTLTMDGARGELLEAEGTIDIDVAGFVGLSGTMAFSKTGANLVAVGTAVDASLTAGTAVNVTLANANFGLKAGDGTTAFELKDGLFAASISGLTDITATSVLVRYT; encoded by the coding sequence GTGAAGAAGGCGCAGCCTCCCAACCAATTTGAGATGGAAACTCTCGAACCGAGGATACTCCTGTCCGGCGACGCGCTCGTCGGCATGGCGTATGCTGCTGCGCCTCATGCCCTGCGTCCGCTCGCTTCAAAGCTTGCCTCTCCTCAAATCGAAGAAATCGTTTTTCCCGCCGAAACAAAAGACTCCGATTCCGCCTTCCGGCAGTCGTTTCAGGACGCCTGTTCAGTCGGCACTGAAGATCTTTTCGGCGGGATGGAGGAGATTAGCTTTGATGATGAGCCGGAAGCTTGCGTCGTTGACGCAGCCGCCGGGGAATTAAGCCTTGACGCTCAGGCTGCCGAATCCGGGATCATCACGGAAACTCAGCAGGCGCTCCTCGAAGAAGGGCTTGAAGGTTTTTCCGACTTCATGGCGGCACTGGAGGATTTTGATGCTTTCGGAACGTCCATTGCTATGACCGACGGCGTCACGCCGGGTCAGTTGCTGGCCTTCCATGAGGTGCTTGACACCAGACTCTTCAAACAGATTTACGACTATTTCGGGGATGCCACCGACCCGCCGACCATTGTCGGCATGATGCAACTGCTGGCAGATTTTTCCGGCACAGGCGGCGCGGCGGGTGTAAAAGACGGATTAGACTTAGACTTCAACCTCGACAATCAGGGTTTTTCAGTCAGCGTGGAACTGCTTTCCACGCAAAGCGGGTTTTTGCGCCTTGCCGCCGACAATGCGGGCATTGAACCAGGAGAGTACGAAAACTCCGAATATGTTGCATCTTTTGAGATAAGTTTCACCTTCGGCCTGGATGGGAGTAGTGGTTCCGACGAGTTCTTCGTGGAACTGCTATCGCTTTTTGCCGATGTTGCAATCAGCGACTATCTCTCCCCGTCCGGGGAGGCCGCATCCCTCTATCCTCTGCAAACGGTTTCTGAAACCGGCAATCTCAACCTCAATTTTGACGTCAATTTCGATCAGTTGTACGCCGCGGGAGGCCGACTCGCCGCCGACCAGCTCGTCTCGGTTTCACCGCTGAAAATTTCCGCTATCCTTTATATATATATGTCGGAAAATTTCGTGACGGATGAACCCGCCGCCGGGTCTCGCACCTTGACCTTGTCGTCCGCCTCGCCGCTGGTTCTGGATGAGCCTCTGGTCATCGGCGCGGGGAGCACCCTCAACGGCGCCGGCAGGATTATCGGCGACGTCATCGTCGAGGGCGTGCTGAGCCCGGGAAACTCCCCCGGCGTCGATGAGTTTGACAACCTGACACTGAGCGGTTCACTGACGATGGAAATCGGGGGGATGACCCCCGGCGCCGGGCCGGTTGAGAATCCGGACAATGGGTATGACCAGATCAATGTCACAGACAACATCGTCCTCGGCGGGACCCTCGATATTTCTCTTATAAACGGCTTTGTCCCTGCCGCCGGTCAGACCTTCGATATTATCACCTTTGGTTCTGCATCCGGCGCCTTCGCCGATGCGACCGGCCTGTTCGGCTTCGGCGACAACAGCCTCTATTTTGAAATTGTCCAGCTTGACTATCGCATCCAGCTCCAGGTGAAACAGGTTTCCACCTCCGGGGCGACAATCCAGGATGCCGACGTCGCGGAGAGCAACGCGCTCGGCAAGGCCTTCGGCGGGTATTTCGCCGGTTTCACCGCCAGCGTTTCGGTTAACCTCGAGCTGGCCGGATTCGTCTCCATCTCCGGCGCGATCGGGGTCTCCCGTTCGGAAAGCCAGATCAAGGTGGCAGGCGAGAATGTCAGCGCCATCCTCCCGAACGGCTCCTTCACTGCGGGCGTCCTTTCCGGTAACTTTGCGCTGCTTCTAAATGACGACGGAACGCGGGTGACCTTTGCCAACGGATCGTTCGCACTCTCCGGAGGTAATTTTGCCAACGCGACCGGGACCGTCAGCGTCCGGGAAAATACGACCGGATTGCTTTTTTCTGCCGGGACTGTGACGGTAGGTTCCGTGAATGTTTCCGTCCCGGAACTTTCGGTTGGGCTCAAGAGCGTCTCTGGCACGAATCTCTCGTTTGCGATCAATGGCTTTGCCACGCTCACCGGCGACTTAGGTTTTGAAAAGACGGGCTCGACCCCCGATACATTGCTCAGGGCTTCGGCGCAGAACGTCGCCGCGAAGATCCAGTCGGGCGATTTTGAGGTCGGCGTCACAAATGGCGGCATGGGGCTCGTCATTACCGAGTTCGGAAAGGTCGCCCTCGAAGCCTCCGGGGAGTTCTATCTGACCGGGGGCGGTTTCGCCTTCGCGTCTGCCGATTCGGTCATCGTCCGTTACAACGACAGCAACGTCTCCTACACCGGCCAGTCGGTTTCGATCGGCGGCGTCAATTACACCTTCTCCAACCTTCCCGCCTCGACGACGCTGAAGAGTGTTTCCGTTTCCGGACTGCAGGCGACATTCTCCGATGTCTTTACCGTCGGCGGAAACTTCGGATTTGAAAAAAGCGGGACGGATGTCCTCGTCGTCGCAAGCGACGCCTTCGCGAAAATCTCCGCCGGGGATTTCTCCGCCGGGGTCAGTGCGGCCAGCCTCGGGCTGGTGATCCGCTCGACCGGCAAAACCGCCCTCGAGGCGAAGGGAACGCTTGCGGTAACCGGCGGCAGTTTTGCCTCGGTTAGCGCCACCGAGGTGAAGGTTCGGTACAACGACACCAATGAAGCATTTACCGGACAGACGATTGCGGCTGGCGGAGTTTCTTTCACGTTCGGGACGATGCCCGCTGCGACCTCGCTTACGGGGGTGTCCTTGACAGGTCTTGCCGCATCGTTCGGCGATGTCTTCACGATCGGCGGGAACTTCGAGGTTGAGAAGTCGGGTGGCGACGTGAAAATCGTCGCATCGTCCGCTTCGGCGATTCTTAGCGTCTCCGATTTCAAGGTTGGCGTCAATAACGGCGTCCTGGGTTTGGTCATCAAGGGCAATGGCGAGAAGGCTTTCGAGGTTGACGGCGATCTGGTGCTGGAAGGGGCAGGATTTGCGTGCACCGCCGACAAGGTCAAGGTGCTTCTCAATGAGACGGGCATTCCCTATATCGGTCAGGCGATTTCCGCCGGCGGGATGGATTTCGGTTTTGAAGAGCTTCCCGGTTCAACCACGATCCGGGGAGTTTACATAACCGGACTTGACGCCGATTTCGATTCGATCTTCAGCATTAGCGGCAATTACGGTTTCGTCAAAGAGGGAACCGTCGTCAAGGCGGTTGCCACCGACGCCTCGGCGATCCTTGCCGCAGGTTCGTTCTCGGTTGGCGTCAACAGCGCCGACCTGGGATTGATCATTGATGCCGCAGGCAAGGTTGCCCTGGAAGCGGCGGGGGCCCTCTCTATTCAGGGCGGCGGCTTTGCCTCCGTTTCCGCAAGCGAAGTTTTGGTGCGTTACAACAACACCGGCGCCCTTTATACCGGCCAGAAGGTTTCCGTCGGCGATGTGAATTACACCTTTGCGAACCTTCCCGCCTCGACAACGCTGAAGGCGGTTTCGGTGACGGGCCTCGAGGCGAGCTTGGGCGGCGGCCTGCAGATCGGCGGGGATTTCGGTTTCCAGGCCGATGGGACGACGATGTACGTGGTGGCGGAAAATGCGCGTGCATATTTGGGGGCCGGTGATTTTGCAGTGGGAGTCGAGGACGCGTCGCTTGGTCTGATCATCGGTGCCACGGGCCGGGTACTCGAGGCCCGCGGCGGCCTCTTTGCCGAAATCGGCTCGGATGTTTCCCTCAGTGCGACGACGGTGTCCGTCCGGATGAACGAAACCGGCGCGGCCTATACCGGGACATCTATTTCCGCCGGCAACGTCAGCTACACCTTCGAGAGCATGGTCGCTTCCACGACGCTCAAGGAGGTTTCGGTCGGCGGCGCCTCGGTTACAGTGGGAGGTTTCGTGCAAGCCTCGGGCAGCCTTGCCGTCCGCTTCTCTACAGATACTTTGACCCTTGACGACGCGAGCGCCGTAGCAGTTGATCTTTTGACGGTGGGCGGAAGCGACCTTTCCGCGTTCGCCGGATATAATGGCGGCACCGATTATGCCGTGGGCCTGCAATTAACCGACGTGGATTTCGCCCTCGTGCTGGTCGGCGAACAGATGGCGGCTGGTCGCGGCTGGGTCGCGGTTGAAGGTTCGGTCGGCGGAGCATCCGTGGTCGGCGTTCCGGGACTTACCCTTGCTGTGACCAGCTTCGGTCTTGAGCTCAATCTGGCAGCCGCGGACAATACTGTTGTTGACTTTGCCTCCTCTCCGCTGGATGTGCTGGTTGCCCCTGCTGCGACCGTTACGCTGAACATGGACGGCGCTGCTGGCGAGCTGATCCAGGTTGCCGGTACGGTGACAATCGAGCTTGCCGATTTCTTCCGTGTTTCCGGCAGCTTTGCCTTTGTCAGCAGCGACTCCACGGTGCGTCTGTCCGACGGCAGTTCCGTTGACGTTGATATGATCACGATCGGCGCCGATTCGGTGACGGCTTTTGCCGGCCTCAACGGCGGCAGCGCCGCTGACAAACTCGGCTTCGATCTGACAAACGCCGATTTCGCGATTGCCCTGATGACCGATCAGTCCAACCCCGCCCACAAGTGGATGGCCCTGAAAAGCGAAGTTGGTTCGGTAGCCTTTGTCGGGGTTGACGGGTTGACGGTGGATGCCGATACGCTGACGATCGAGATAAACCGCAACCTCGGAACCGAGGGGAGCCCCGTTGCCCAGGATCCGGAGCTTACTGCTACCCGGCTGAAGCTCGAGACCGACATTTCCGTCGGCACCCTCATTTTTGAACTGGAGGGCGACACAGCGGAGGTTGCTGTCGGTCTTGCGGATACATCGCTTACAATGATTTCCAAGATCACTTCCGCCTTGGAGAGTCTGACCGGAGTTGGCGTCGGCAATGTCGAAGTAAGCGGCACCCGGGCGGATGGTTTTATCCTTATATTCAATAAGGCGCTTCTCGGCGAAGATCTGAGCGGCATCAGGGTAAGCGCTCTCAGCCCCGAGGTTGTCACCACGGCGCTTGAGAAGGTGGCGGGCCTGCCCGCTCAGGATGATGTCGTTTACGACATCGCGACGGAAAATACCGAGCTGCTGCTTGTGACCGACATCCAAGTCGGAACTCTCAAGTTCACGCTTCGCGGCGAGACAAAGAACGTAGCCGTTGCCTCCGGTACGGCTGATGCGGCTCTTGTCGGTCTAATCCAGACGGCGCTTTCCAGTTTCACGGCAGTCGGCGTCGGCAACGTGACGGTGGCAGGCACGAGGGCCGCCGGATTTACCATTGAATTTGTCGCCGCAATGGCCGGCGAGGATTTCAGCGATCTGGCCCTGTCGATACTTAGCCCCGGCGTCGAGGCATCCGTCTCAACGGTTGTCAAAGGCGGGCAGGTTGTAACCGGGAAAACGACAACCGGCGCATACGTCCGGGAAAAGCAGGTCATCTCCTTCTCCAACGGTTTCCGCAGCACGAACACACGCTACGAGCTTGAATTCAACGGCCTCAAAACGGGTCTGCTCGATTTTTCGGTGAACAGCCCCACGTACAACCGGGCGATTCTCCAGGCCGGTCTCGAGAGTTTGACAACAATAAAAAAAGGTAACGTGAGGGTTGAATTTGATCAGAGTTCAACCTCCGCTGCGCCGCGCTACTTTGTTTATTTTATCGGCACGCTTGCCTACCAGAATGTTCCGCAGATTGTCGTCGTTTCCTCCAGTAACGTGACGGTCGCCGTCGCCACTTCGGTTGAGGGCCAGGGCGCAGTGACAACCCAGACGGTGACGGATGTTTCCGCCGAGCAGCAGGTGCGCGTCCAGTCGGCAGCCACCGGAACCTTTACGCTTTCGCTTTTATACGATGGCGCGACCTACACCACCTCCGCGCTCGCCTTCACCGCGACGGCGGCTTCCGTGCAGAGCGCTCTGAACACGGCTTTCAGTTCACTCGCCGACGCCTCGGTTACCGTTACCAGCACAACGGCGGGCGTCTGGAACGTGGCATTCAACGGTACGCTTGCCGGCAAGAATCTTGCCCGGATGACCGTGGCGACGACGCTTGCCCCGGTCGGCGGTTCCCTTGCCATCGTGCAGCGCGGCTTCGAACGCCTCGAGAGCACGACCTTTACAACCGCCGCAGTGAACGAACTACAGAGAGTCAGCATCGAGGCCCAAACCGGCGGGACGTTTACCCTCGCCCTGACTTATGGAGGCACGACCTACACGACGGAGGCGATTGATTTTGCGGCTTCGGCGGCAGCGGTTGACTCCGCGCTGACGTCGGCCTTTTCCACCCTTGCCGTGGCAGACTTTATTGTAGCGAGAATTACTGCCGGCGCCTGGGAAGTACGACTGACCGGTACGCTGGGCGGTATTGATCACGAGTTGTTCAAAGTCGTAGCCACTCCGGAAGTGGCGTCGGCCTCCCTGACGGTTGAGGAAGTCGGAAAGTCGCTTGCCCGACCGGACATCATCCCGGCGGCCGATCCCAACCTGGTGGTGGATTTCGGAGTTCAGAACCTGGAAGTGAAGACCGGCCCCGCAACCACAATGAAGCTCAACATGGATGGCCTTGAGGGAGACCTGATCCGGGCTTCCGGCAATATGACCCTCGCTCTCTTCGGCTTTTTCACGCTTGAAGGTGGACTCGCTTTCGAGAAATCGAGTGAGACGGTCAAACTTGCCGACGGCACTGAAGTACTTGCGGATATGTTGACAATAGGCGGTGGCGGGCTTAGCTCCTTCGTCGGCGTCAACGGCGGCACGGCGGATGAAGTCGGTTTGACGCTTGACGAGCTGGAGTTTGCATTGGTTCTGCTTGCAAGCCGCGCCACTCCGAGCCGCACCTGGACCGCCTTGGAGGCCACCGCCGGCCGGATCGCCCTGGTGGGCATCCCCGATTTCACGCTTGAGGCGACGTCTCTTGCGGTAAATATCAATGATGCCGGCGACGGCGGCTCGGTCGTTGATTTCAAAACTCGGAACCTTACTGTTCTCACCGGCTCCGGAACAAGCCTTACCCTCACGATGGACGGCGCCCGGGGGGAACTGCTCGAAGCCGAAGGGACAATCGATATTGACGTTGCCGGTTTTGTGGGATTGTCCGGCACGATGGCCTTTTCCAAGACAGGCGCCAACCTTGTCGCGGTAGGTACCGCTGTCGATGCCTCGCTTACGGCGGGCACTGCTGTGAACGTTACCCTTGCGAATGCGAACTTCGGTTTGAAAGCAGGCGACGGCACGACGGCTTTCGAGCTCAAGGACGGTTTATTCGCCGCTTCGATCAGCGGTTTGACTGACATTACGGCGACGAGCGTTCTGGTTCGCTACACGAA